The window GTTTAGTTAATGGATTACACAATTAAATATAATGGTAAGACTAATCTTGACTTTGATATGTATTGGGATACTGATGGTAACTTTGAATTAGGAACAGGTACACCAGATATTGATACAACCGATATTCCTGGAGTAAGTGGGACAATTTTAGACTTCAATAATTCTTATAAGAACTTTGAGCAAAAATTTGTTTTTTACGCAGTTACTAAAGAAATGACAGCTAATGAATTAAAAACTAGATTAACAAGCTGGCTTTTAAAAGATCCTACTTATCATCAATTGTCTTTTAGCAATGATCCTGATTATTACTATATTGCAGCACCTAACCCAAGTTCTGTTCTTAAGTTTCCAGCTTTTAACAAACATTATTCTAAAGTTGAAATTTCATTCACTGTTAAGCCATTTAAATATCGCTTAGATGGTAGAAGTGAATATTCCATTCCTACTACTTTAATTAATCCTGAACAATGGCTTAGCTATCCTCTTATTCATATTGTAGGCAATGAGGGTGTAACGCTTAATATCAATGACCAAAAATATCAATTAACTAGTATTGATGGAGAAGTATTTATTGATAGTGAACCAGTGAAAAACATTGTTTACCATGACTTAAGCGAACAAGGAATGAGAAATGCAACTGCTATTTTCCCAGACCATTCATTCCCAGTTCTGGATGCTGGTGAAAATCAAATTAGTATAACTGGTAACTATCAGTCAGCCACCATCATACCGAGGTGGAAAACGCTATGTTAGCTAGACCAATATTATTTAAGAGTGCAAGTGATCCTACTAATACGTTAGGCTTAGGTGTAATGACTGGTTTTAAAGACTGGCGAGTTAAGACTGAGAAAAACATGATCCCTAAGTTGACTGGAACTTACAGCTTGAATAATTATTTAAGTTCTTTCATTAATAATGATTGCGTGATTATGGCTGATGCTAGTCAACACAGGCTTAACCAGATTTTTAAGATTGACAAGTTAAGTCAAAAAGTTGATGAGCATGGTAAAGGAACAATTGATATTGAAGCTCATCACATAGCTGGTGAACTAATCAAAAATTCAATTGCTCATGACATTTTCTTAGTTAATGCAAGTCCGCAAAAGCTTTGGGA of the Lactobacillus isalae genome contains:
- a CDS encoding phage tail domain-containing protein, whose amino-acid sequence is MDYTIKYNGKTNLDFDMYWDTDGNFELGTGTPDIDTTDIPGVSGTILDFNNSYKNFEQKFVFYAVTKEMTANELKTRLTSWLLKDPTYHQLSFSNDPDYYYIAAPNPSSVLKFPAFNKHYSKVEISFTVKPFKYRLDGRSEYSIPTTLINPEQWLSYPLIHIVGNEGVTLNINDQKYQLTSIDGEVFIDSEPVKNIVYHDLSEQGMRNATAIFPDHSFPVLDAGENQISITGNYQSATIIPRWKTLC